A region from the Neomonachus schauinslandi chromosome 2, ASM220157v2, whole genome shotgun sequence genome encodes:
- the C2H8orf58 gene encoding uncharacterized protein C8orf58 homolog isoform X4, with protein sequence MLGRRRVFAVEPLGGRDGVGEDLAHGCVVPGVSSTYRRIPDAAQGGSLDSWKGDGPLRGLRRQEPLLKLASRDSGVEMVVGDSLLATSPGLSQDSLDFEPTGSPEPLALASTEPPAHLGRLLANRKLEQVLERSRQLPTSPASMSQRPRSLKSPSEPECEMPLFGAGEQEATEAETDLEAGLEEAEVAGGLGPEARACLPGQGLRYLEHLCLVLEQMARLQQLYLQLQTQRPPWVSEPQGRQASRGQDPEAEEEEEAGKPTLAPSPPPSRAPGREVHGLPSQMQETGAKSAAPLKVGLPGVNPPVLLEAAAEPAHIFPSSQGHKRDLSHWNKVKVLLNRIRWRSPKHPESPAPLDGPAPRIESRGVPERPPCQPLRKTFMPSFVVKKQRAKNLSVC encoded by the exons ATGCTGGGCCGGCGGCGCGTCTTCGCCGTGGAGCCGCTCGGCGGCCGGG ATGGGGTTGGTGAGGACTTGGCACACGGTTGTGTAGTACCTGGAGTCAGCAGCACCTACCGACGGATCCCGGACGCTGCTCAAGGTGGCTCGCTGGACTCCTGGAAGGGAGATGGCCCGCTGAGAGGTCTCAGGAGGCAGGAGCCACTTCTCAAACTGGCCTCACGGGACTCAGGAGTGGAGATGGTGGTTGGGGACAGCCTCCTGGCCACCTCACCGGGCCTTTCTCAGGACTCTCTGGACTTTGAGCCCACAGGGAGCCCTGAGCCCCTGGCCCTTGCTTCCACGGAGCCTCCTGCCCACCTAGGCCGGCTTCTGGCCAACCGTAAGCTGGAGCAGGTGCTGGAGCGGTCCCGCCAGCTCCCGACTTCCCCTGCCAGTATGTCACAACGCCCCCGCTCCCTGAAGTCCCCCAGCGAGCCTGAATGTGAAATGCCCCTTTTTGGAGCCGGGGAACAGGAGGCCACTGAGGCAGAAACTGACCTGGAGGCAGgcctggaagaagcagaggtg GCGGGGGGCCTGGGGCCTGAAGCCCGGGCCTGTCTCCCAGGGCAGGGTCTCCGCTACCTGGAACACCTGTGCCTGGTGCTGGAGCAGATGGCAAGGCTCCAGCAGCTCTACTTGCAGCTGCAGACCCAGAGGCCCCCATGGGTGAGTGAGCCGCAGGGCCGGCAGGCCAGCAGGGGCCAG GATCCTGAAgcggaggaagaggaggaggcggGGAAGCCCACCCTGGCCCCCTCACCGCCACCTTCTCGTGCCCCAGGCCGTGAGGTGCACGGACTGCCCAGCCAGATGCAGGAGACAG GGGCAAAATCAGCTGCGCCCCTAAAGGTAGGGCTGCCCGGTGTCAACCCTCCCGTGCTGTTAGAGGCTGCTGCAGAGCCCGCTCACATCTTTCCATCCTCCCAGGGACACAAG CGGGATCTCTCCCACTGGAACAAGGTCAAGGTCCTGCTCAACCGGATCCGTTGGAGGAGCCCGAAACACCCTGAGTCCCCTGCCCCTCTTGATGGCCCTGCCCCTAG gATTGAGTCAAGGGGCGTCCCTGAAAGACCTCCATGCCAGCCCCTCCGGAAGACCTTTATGCCATCATTTGTGGTTAAGAAGCAACGAGCAAAAAACCTTTCTGTATGCTGA
- the C2H8orf58 gene encoding uncharacterized protein C8orf58 homolog isoform X6 has product MLLVARIAGGVRGSQPSLMLTVLADGVGEDLAHGCVVPGVSSTYRRIPDAAQGGSLDSWKGDGPLRGLRRQEPLLKLASRDSGVEMVVGDSLLATSPGLSQDSLDFEPTGSPEPLALASTEPPAHLGRLLANRKLEQVLERSRQLPTSPASMSQRPRSLKSPSEPECEMPLFGAGEQEATEAETDLEAGLEEAEVAGGLGPEARACLPGQGLRYLEHLCLVLEQMARLQQLYLQLQTQRPPWVSEPQGRQASRGQDPEAEEEEEAGKPTLAPSPPPSRAPGREVHGLPSQMQETGAKSAAPLKVGLPGVNPPVLLEAAAEPAHIFPSSQGHKD; this is encoded by the exons ATGCTGCTAGTTGCCAGGATCGCTGGGGGCGTTAGGGGCAGCCAGCCCAGCCTGATGCTGACTGTCCTTGCAGATGGGGTTGGTGAGGACTTGGCACACGGTTGTGTAGTACCTGGAGTCAGCAGCACCTACCGACGGATCCCGGACGCTGCTCAAGGTGGCTCGCTGGACTCCTGGAAGGGAGATGGCCCGCTGAGAGGTCTCAGGAGGCAGGAGCCACTTCTCAAACTGGCCTCACGGGACTCAGGAGTGGAGATGGTGGTTGGGGACAGCCTCCTGGCCACCTCACCGGGCCTTTCTCAGGACTCTCTGGACTTTGAGCCCACAGGGAGCCCTGAGCCCCTGGCCCTTGCTTCCACGGAGCCTCCTGCCCACCTAGGCCGGCTTCTGGCCAACCGTAAGCTGGAGCAGGTGCTGGAGCGGTCCCGCCAGCTCCCGACTTCCCCTGCCAGTATGTCACAACGCCCCCGCTCCCTGAAGTCCCCCAGCGAGCCTGAATGTGAAATGCCCCTTTTTGGAGCCGGGGAACAGGAGGCCACTGAGGCAGAAACTGACCTGGAGGCAGgcctggaagaagcagaggtg GCGGGGGGCCTGGGGCCTGAAGCCCGGGCCTGTCTCCCAGGGCAGGGTCTCCGCTACCTGGAACACCTGTGCCTGGTGCTGGAGCAGATGGCAAGGCTCCAGCAGCTCTACTTGCAGCTGCAGACCCAGAGGCCCCCATGGGTGAGTGAGCCGCAGGGCCGGCAGGCCAGCAGGGGCCAG GATCCTGAAgcggaggaagaggaggaggcggGGAAGCCCACCCTGGCCCCCTCACCGCCACCTTCTCGTGCCCCAGGCCGTGAGGTGCACGGACTGCCCAGCCAGATGCAGGAGACAG GGGCAAAATCAGCTGCGCCCCTAAAGGTAGGGCTGCCCGGTGTCAACCCTCCCGTGCTGTTAGAGGCTGCTGCAGAGCCCGCTCACATCTTTCCATCCTCCCAGGGACACAAG gATTGA
- the C2H8orf58 gene encoding uncharacterized protein C8orf58 homolog isoform X1, protein MLLVARIAGGVRGSQPSLMLTVLADGVGEDLAHGCVVPGVSSTYRRIPDAAQGGSLDSWKGDGPLRGLRRQEPLLKLASRDSGVEMVVGDSLLATSPGLSQDSLDFEPTGSPEPLALASTEPPAHLGRLLANRKLEQVLERSRQLPTSPASMSQRPRSLKSPSEPECEMPLFGAGEQEATEAETDLEAGLEEAEVAGGLGPEARACLPGQGLRYLEHLCLVLEQMARLQQLYLQLQTQRPPWVSEPQGRQASRGQDPEAEEEEEAGKPTLAPSPPPSRAPGREVHGLPSQMQETGAKSAAPLKVGLPGVNPPVLLEAAAEPAHIFPSSQGHKRDLSHWNKVKVLLNRIRWRSPKHPESPAPLDGPAPRIESRGVPERPPCQPLRKTFMPSFVVKKQRAKNLSVC, encoded by the exons ATGCTGCTAGTTGCCAGGATCGCTGGGGGCGTTAGGGGCAGCCAGCCCAGCCTGATGCTGACTGTCCTTGCAGATGGGGTTGGTGAGGACTTGGCACACGGTTGTGTAGTACCTGGAGTCAGCAGCACCTACCGACGGATCCCGGACGCTGCTCAAGGTGGCTCGCTGGACTCCTGGAAGGGAGATGGCCCGCTGAGAGGTCTCAGGAGGCAGGAGCCACTTCTCAAACTGGCCTCACGGGACTCAGGAGTGGAGATGGTGGTTGGGGACAGCCTCCTGGCCACCTCACCGGGCCTTTCTCAGGACTCTCTGGACTTTGAGCCCACAGGGAGCCCTGAGCCCCTGGCCCTTGCTTCCACGGAGCCTCCTGCCCACCTAGGCCGGCTTCTGGCCAACCGTAAGCTGGAGCAGGTGCTGGAGCGGTCCCGCCAGCTCCCGACTTCCCCTGCCAGTATGTCACAACGCCCCCGCTCCCTGAAGTCCCCCAGCGAGCCTGAATGTGAAATGCCCCTTTTTGGAGCCGGGGAACAGGAGGCCACTGAGGCAGAAACTGACCTGGAGGCAGgcctggaagaagcagaggtg GCGGGGGGCCTGGGGCCTGAAGCCCGGGCCTGTCTCCCAGGGCAGGGTCTCCGCTACCTGGAACACCTGTGCCTGGTGCTGGAGCAGATGGCAAGGCTCCAGCAGCTCTACTTGCAGCTGCAGACCCAGAGGCCCCCATGGGTGAGTGAGCCGCAGGGCCGGCAGGCCAGCAGGGGCCAG GATCCTGAAgcggaggaagaggaggaggcggGGAAGCCCACCCTGGCCCCCTCACCGCCACCTTCTCGTGCCCCAGGCCGTGAGGTGCACGGACTGCCCAGCCAGATGCAGGAGACAG GGGCAAAATCAGCTGCGCCCCTAAAGGTAGGGCTGCCCGGTGTCAACCCTCCCGTGCTGTTAGAGGCTGCTGCAGAGCCCGCTCACATCTTTCCATCCTCCCAGGGACACAAG CGGGATCTCTCCCACTGGAACAAGGTCAAGGTCCTGCTCAACCGGATCCGTTGGAGGAGCCCGAAACACCCTGAGTCCCCTGCCCCTCTTGATGGCCCTGCCCCTAG gATTGAGTCAAGGGGCGTCCCTGAAAGACCTCCATGCCAGCCCCTCCGGAAGACCTTTATGCCATCATTTGTGGTTAAGAAGCAACGAGCAAAAAACCTTTCTGTATGCTGA
- the C2H8orf58 gene encoding uncharacterized protein C8orf58 homolog isoform X3, which yields MLLVARIAGGVRGSQPSLMLTVLADGVGEDLAHGCVVPGVSSTYRRIPDAAQGGSLDSWKGDGPLRGLRRQEPLLKLASRDSGVEMVVGDSLLATSPGLSQDSLDFEPTGSPEPLALASTEPPAHLGRLLANRKLEQVLERSRQLPTSPASMSQRPRSLKSPSEPECEMPLFGAGEQEATEAETDLEAGLEEAEVAGGLGPEARACLPGQGLRYLEHLCLVLEQMARLQQLYLQLQTQRPPWVSEPQGRQASRGQDPEAEEEEEAGKPTLAPSPPPSRAPGREVHGLPSQMQETGAKSAAPLKVGLPGVNPPVLLEAAAEPAHIFPSSQGHKVKVLLNRIRWRSPKHPESPAPLDGPAPRIESRGVPERPPCQPLRKTFMPSFVVKKQRAKNLSVC from the exons ATGCTGCTAGTTGCCAGGATCGCTGGGGGCGTTAGGGGCAGCCAGCCCAGCCTGATGCTGACTGTCCTTGCAGATGGGGTTGGTGAGGACTTGGCACACGGTTGTGTAGTACCTGGAGTCAGCAGCACCTACCGACGGATCCCGGACGCTGCTCAAGGTGGCTCGCTGGACTCCTGGAAGGGAGATGGCCCGCTGAGAGGTCTCAGGAGGCAGGAGCCACTTCTCAAACTGGCCTCACGGGACTCAGGAGTGGAGATGGTGGTTGGGGACAGCCTCCTGGCCACCTCACCGGGCCTTTCTCAGGACTCTCTGGACTTTGAGCCCACAGGGAGCCCTGAGCCCCTGGCCCTTGCTTCCACGGAGCCTCCTGCCCACCTAGGCCGGCTTCTGGCCAACCGTAAGCTGGAGCAGGTGCTGGAGCGGTCCCGCCAGCTCCCGACTTCCCCTGCCAGTATGTCACAACGCCCCCGCTCCCTGAAGTCCCCCAGCGAGCCTGAATGTGAAATGCCCCTTTTTGGAGCCGGGGAACAGGAGGCCACTGAGGCAGAAACTGACCTGGAGGCAGgcctggaagaagcagaggtg GCGGGGGGCCTGGGGCCTGAAGCCCGGGCCTGTCTCCCAGGGCAGGGTCTCCGCTACCTGGAACACCTGTGCCTGGTGCTGGAGCAGATGGCAAGGCTCCAGCAGCTCTACTTGCAGCTGCAGACCCAGAGGCCCCCATGGGTGAGTGAGCCGCAGGGCCGGCAGGCCAGCAGGGGCCAG GATCCTGAAgcggaggaagaggaggaggcggGGAAGCCCACCCTGGCCCCCTCACCGCCACCTTCTCGTGCCCCAGGCCGTGAGGTGCACGGACTGCCCAGCCAGATGCAGGAGACAG GGGCAAAATCAGCTGCGCCCCTAAAGGTAGGGCTGCCCGGTGTCAACCCTCCCGTGCTGTTAGAGGCTGCTGCAGAGCCCGCTCACATCTTTCCATCCTCCCAGGGACACAAG GTCAAGGTCCTGCTCAACCGGATCCGTTGGAGGAGCCCGAAACACCCTGAGTCCCCTGCCCCTCTTGATGGCCCTGCCCCTAG gATTGAGTCAAGGGGCGTCCCTGAAAGACCTCCATGCCAGCCCCTCCGGAAGACCTTTATGCCATCATTTGTGGTTAAGAAGCAACGAGCAAAAAACCTTTCTGTATGCTGA
- the C2H8orf58 gene encoding uncharacterized protein C8orf58 homolog isoform X2, with protein sequence MLLVARIAGGVRGSQPSLMLTVLADGVGEDLAHGCVVPGVSSTYRRIPDAAQGGSLDSWKGDGPLRGLRRQEPLLKLASRDSGVEMVVGDSLLATSPGLSQDSLDFEPTGSPEPLALASTEPPAHLGRLLANRKLEQVLERSRQLPTSPASMSQRPRSLKSPSEPECEMPLFGAGEQEATEAETDLEAGLEEAEVAGGLGPEARACLPGQGLRYLEHLCLVLEQMARLQQLYLQLQTQRPPWVSEPQGRQASRGQDPEAEEEEEAGKPTLAPSPPPSRAPGREVHGLPSQMQETAAPLKVGLPGVNPPVLLEAAAEPAHIFPSSQGHKRDLSHWNKVKVLLNRIRWRSPKHPESPAPLDGPAPRIESRGVPERPPCQPLRKTFMPSFVVKKQRAKNLSVC encoded by the exons ATGCTGCTAGTTGCCAGGATCGCTGGGGGCGTTAGGGGCAGCCAGCCCAGCCTGATGCTGACTGTCCTTGCAGATGGGGTTGGTGAGGACTTGGCACACGGTTGTGTAGTACCTGGAGTCAGCAGCACCTACCGACGGATCCCGGACGCTGCTCAAGGTGGCTCGCTGGACTCCTGGAAGGGAGATGGCCCGCTGAGAGGTCTCAGGAGGCAGGAGCCACTTCTCAAACTGGCCTCACGGGACTCAGGAGTGGAGATGGTGGTTGGGGACAGCCTCCTGGCCACCTCACCGGGCCTTTCTCAGGACTCTCTGGACTTTGAGCCCACAGGGAGCCCTGAGCCCCTGGCCCTTGCTTCCACGGAGCCTCCTGCCCACCTAGGCCGGCTTCTGGCCAACCGTAAGCTGGAGCAGGTGCTGGAGCGGTCCCGCCAGCTCCCGACTTCCCCTGCCAGTATGTCACAACGCCCCCGCTCCCTGAAGTCCCCCAGCGAGCCTGAATGTGAAATGCCCCTTTTTGGAGCCGGGGAACAGGAGGCCACTGAGGCAGAAACTGACCTGGAGGCAGgcctggaagaagcagaggtg GCGGGGGGCCTGGGGCCTGAAGCCCGGGCCTGTCTCCCAGGGCAGGGTCTCCGCTACCTGGAACACCTGTGCCTGGTGCTGGAGCAGATGGCAAGGCTCCAGCAGCTCTACTTGCAGCTGCAGACCCAGAGGCCCCCATGGGTGAGTGAGCCGCAGGGCCGGCAGGCCAGCAGGGGCCAG GATCCTGAAgcggaggaagaggaggaggcggGGAAGCCCACCCTGGCCCCCTCACCGCCACCTTCTCGTGCCCCAGGCCGTGAGGTGCACGGACTGCCCAGCCAGATGCAGGAGACAG CTGCGCCCCTAAAGGTAGGGCTGCCCGGTGTCAACCCTCCCGTGCTGTTAGAGGCTGCTGCAGAGCCCGCTCACATCTTTCCATCCTCCCAGGGACACAAG CGGGATCTCTCCCACTGGAACAAGGTCAAGGTCCTGCTCAACCGGATCCGTTGGAGGAGCCCGAAACACCCTGAGTCCCCTGCCCCTCTTGATGGCCCTGCCCCTAG gATTGAGTCAAGGGGCGTCCCTGAAAGACCTCCATGCCAGCCCCTCCGGAAGACCTTTATGCCATCATTTGTGGTTAAGAAGCAACGAGCAAAAAACCTTTCTGTATGCTGA
- the C2H8orf58 gene encoding uncharacterized protein C8orf58 homolog isoform X5 — protein MLLVARIAGGVRGSQPSLMLTVLADGVGEDLAHGCVVPGVSSTYRRIPDAAQGGSLDSWKGDGPLRGLRRQEPLLKLASRDSGVEMVVGDSLLATSPGLSQDSLDFEPTGSPEPLALASTEPPAHLGRLLANRKLEQVLERSRQLPTSPASMSQRPRSLKSPSEPECEMPLFGAGEQEATEAETDLEAGLEEAEVAGGLGPEARACLPGQGLRYLEHLCLVLEQMARLQQLYLQLQTQRPPWDPEAEEEEEAGKPTLAPSPPPSRAPGREVHGLPSQMQETGAKSAAPLKVGLPGVNPPVLLEAAAEPAHIFPSSQGHKRDLSHWNKVKVLLNRIRWRSPKHPESPAPLDGPAPRIESRGVPERPPCQPLRKTFMPSFVVKKQRAKNLSVC, from the exons ATGCTGCTAGTTGCCAGGATCGCTGGGGGCGTTAGGGGCAGCCAGCCCAGCCTGATGCTGACTGTCCTTGCAGATGGGGTTGGTGAGGACTTGGCACACGGTTGTGTAGTACCTGGAGTCAGCAGCACCTACCGACGGATCCCGGACGCTGCTCAAGGTGGCTCGCTGGACTCCTGGAAGGGAGATGGCCCGCTGAGAGGTCTCAGGAGGCAGGAGCCACTTCTCAAACTGGCCTCACGGGACTCAGGAGTGGAGATGGTGGTTGGGGACAGCCTCCTGGCCACCTCACCGGGCCTTTCTCAGGACTCTCTGGACTTTGAGCCCACAGGGAGCCCTGAGCCCCTGGCCCTTGCTTCCACGGAGCCTCCTGCCCACCTAGGCCGGCTTCTGGCCAACCGTAAGCTGGAGCAGGTGCTGGAGCGGTCCCGCCAGCTCCCGACTTCCCCTGCCAGTATGTCACAACGCCCCCGCTCCCTGAAGTCCCCCAGCGAGCCTGAATGTGAAATGCCCCTTTTTGGAGCCGGGGAACAGGAGGCCACTGAGGCAGAAACTGACCTGGAGGCAGgcctggaagaagcagaggtg GCGGGGGGCCTGGGGCCTGAAGCCCGGGCCTGTCTCCCAGGGCAGGGTCTCCGCTACCTGGAACACCTGTGCCTGGTGCTGGAGCAGATGGCAAGGCTCCAGCAGCTCTACTTGCAGCTGCAGACCCAGAGGCCCCCATGG GATCCTGAAgcggaggaagaggaggaggcggGGAAGCCCACCCTGGCCCCCTCACCGCCACCTTCTCGTGCCCCAGGCCGTGAGGTGCACGGACTGCCCAGCCAGATGCAGGAGACAG GGGCAAAATCAGCTGCGCCCCTAAAGGTAGGGCTGCCCGGTGTCAACCCTCCCGTGCTGTTAGAGGCTGCTGCAGAGCCCGCTCACATCTTTCCATCCTCCCAGGGACACAAG CGGGATCTCTCCCACTGGAACAAGGTCAAGGTCCTGCTCAACCGGATCCGTTGGAGGAGCCCGAAACACCCTGAGTCCCCTGCCCCTCTTGATGGCCCTGCCCCTAG gATTGAGTCAAGGGGCGTCCCTGAAAGACCTCCATGCCAGCCCCTCCGGAAGACCTTTATGCCATCATTTGTGGTTAAGAAGCAACGAGCAAAAAACCTTTCTGTATGCTGA
- the C2H8orf58 gene encoding uncharacterized protein C8orf58 homolog isoform X7: MLLVARIAGGVRGSQPSLMLTVLADGVGEDLAHGCVVPGVSSTYRRIPDAAQGGSLDSWKGDGPLRGLRRQEPLLKLASRDSGVEMVVGDSLLATSPGLSQDSLDFEPTGSPEPLALASTEPPAHLGRLLANRKLEQVLERSRQLPTSPASMSQRPRSLKSPSEPECEMPLFGAGEQEATEAETDLEAGLEEAEVAGGLGPEARACLPGQGLRYLEHLCLVLEQMARLQQLYLQLQTQRPPWVSEPQGRQASRGQDPEAEEEEEAGKPTLAPSPPPSRAPGREVHGLPSQMQETGEGQSCFPLCLTCPGLPSSPGRPSEPWA, encoded by the exons ATGCTGCTAGTTGCCAGGATCGCTGGGGGCGTTAGGGGCAGCCAGCCCAGCCTGATGCTGACTGTCCTTGCAGATGGGGTTGGTGAGGACTTGGCACACGGTTGTGTAGTACCTGGAGTCAGCAGCACCTACCGACGGATCCCGGACGCTGCTCAAGGTGGCTCGCTGGACTCCTGGAAGGGAGATGGCCCGCTGAGAGGTCTCAGGAGGCAGGAGCCACTTCTCAAACTGGCCTCACGGGACTCAGGAGTGGAGATGGTGGTTGGGGACAGCCTCCTGGCCACCTCACCGGGCCTTTCTCAGGACTCTCTGGACTTTGAGCCCACAGGGAGCCCTGAGCCCCTGGCCCTTGCTTCCACGGAGCCTCCTGCCCACCTAGGCCGGCTTCTGGCCAACCGTAAGCTGGAGCAGGTGCTGGAGCGGTCCCGCCAGCTCCCGACTTCCCCTGCCAGTATGTCACAACGCCCCCGCTCCCTGAAGTCCCCCAGCGAGCCTGAATGTGAAATGCCCCTTTTTGGAGCCGGGGAACAGGAGGCCACTGAGGCAGAAACTGACCTGGAGGCAGgcctggaagaagcagaggtg GCGGGGGGCCTGGGGCCTGAAGCCCGGGCCTGTCTCCCAGGGCAGGGTCTCCGCTACCTGGAACACCTGTGCCTGGTGCTGGAGCAGATGGCAAGGCTCCAGCAGCTCTACTTGCAGCTGCAGACCCAGAGGCCCCCATGGGTGAGTGAGCCGCAGGGCCGGCAGGCCAGCAGGGGCCAG GATCCTGAAgcggaggaagaggaggaggcggGGAAGCCCACCCTGGCCCCCTCACCGCCACCTTCTCGTGCCCCAGGCCGTGAGGTGCACGGACTGCCCAGCCAGATGCAGGAGACAGGTGAGGGGCAGTCGTGTTTCCCTCTGTGTCTTACCTGCCCAGGGCTGCCCTCCTCCCCCGGCAGACCCAGTGAGCCCTGGGCTTGA